A single genomic interval of Campylobacterota bacterium harbors:
- the rpmJ gene encoding 50S ribosomal protein L36 yields the protein MKVRSSVKKMCDDCKIIKRKGVVRVICKTPKHKQRQG from the coding sequence ATGAAAGTACGTTCTTCAGTGAAGAAAATGTGCGACGATTGCAAAATCATCAAGCGCAAAGGGGTAGTTCGCGTAATCTGCAAAACCCCAAAACATAAACAAAGACAAGGATAA
- the rpsM gene encoding 30S ribosomal protein S13, with product MARIAGVDLPKKKRIEYGLTYIYGIGLHTSRKILDATGIDYNKRVYELSEDEAATIAKEIRNSGIAVEGDLRKEVAMDIKALMDLGSYRGLRHRKGLPCRGQKTKTNARTRKGKKKTVGSATK from the coding sequence ATGGCACGTATTGCTGGTGTAGACTTACCTAAGAAAAAACGGATCGAGTACGGTCTGACCTATATCTACGGGATCGGACTTCATACGTCTCGCAAAATTTTGGATGCGACAGGGATCGATTACAATAAACGTGTATACGAACTCTCAGAAGACGAAGCGGCAACTATCGCCAAAGAGATCCGCAACAGCGGTATCGCGGTTGAGGGGGACCTTCGTAAAGAAGTCGCTATGGATATCAAAGCGTTGATGGATCTGGGTTCATACCGTGGTCTTCGTCACCGTAAAGGTCTTCCATGCCGCGGACAGAAAACGAAAACCAATGCACGCACACGCAAAGGTAAAAAGAAAACTGTCGGCTCGGCCACAAAGTAA
- the rpsK gene encoding 30S ribosomal protein S11, giving the protein MAKRKATRKKIVKKNIAKGIVHILASFNNTLVTVTDEMGNMIAWSSAGSLGFKGSKKSTPFAAQQAVEAAMEKAMVHGIKEVGIKVQGPGSGRETAVKSVGAIEGVRVSFMKDVTPLPHNGCRAPKRRRV; this is encoded by the coding sequence ATGGCAAAAAGAAAAGCAACCCGTAAAAAAATCGTTAAAAAGAATATTGCCAAAGGTATCGTGCATATCCTGGCTTCATTCAATAACACCCTCGTAACCGTCACCGACGAAATGGGGAACATGATCGCATGGAGTTCGGCAGGAAGCCTTGGTTTCAAAGGTTCTAAAAAATCGACTCCGTTCGCTGCGCAACAAGCAGTCGAAGCGGCAATGGAAAAAGCTATGGTCCACGGAATCAAAGAAGTGGGAATTAAAGTTCAAGGTCCTGGTTCAGGACGTGAAACTGCAGTTAAAAGTGTCGGCGCTATCGAGGGCGTACGCGTTTCTTTCATGAAAGACGTTACTCCTCTGCCACACAATGGATGTCGTGCGCCTAAGCGCCGTCGCGTGTAA
- the rpsD gene encoding 30S ribosomal protein S4 — MARYRGPVEKIERRFGVSLGLKGERRLAGKSALDKRPYGPGQHGQRRTKISEYGTQLREKQKAKFMYGLSEKQMRSLFAEAKRRTGNTGTNLVILLEQRLDNVVYRMGFATTRRFARQLVNHGHILVDGKRVDIPSYRVKPGQKVEIHEKSKKNNQIVRAVELTNQTGLAPWVDIDQDKVFGIFTRLPEREEVVIPVEERLIVELYSK; from the coding sequence ATGGCAAGATATAGAGGACCCGTAGAAAAAATCGAAAGAAGATTCGGAGTAAGCCTTGGACTTAAAGGTGAACGCCGTCTAGCAGGTAAAAGTGCCCTTGACAAACGTCCGTACGGACCTGGCCAGCATGGTCAGCGCCGCACTAAAATCTCAGAGTACGGTACACAGCTTCGCGAAAAACAAAAAGCGAAATTCATGTACGGTCTGAGCGAAAAACAGATGCGTTCACTGTTCGCCGAAGCGAAACGCCGCACGGGTAACACCGGTACCAACCTGGTAATTCTCCTTGAGCAGCGCCTTGACAACGTTGTCTACCGCATGGGCTTCGCGACAACTCGTCGTTTCGCTCGCCAGCTGGTCAACCACGGCCACATTCTGGTAGACGGAAAACGTGTTGATATCCCTTCTTACCGTGTAAAACCGGGCCAAAAAGTGGAAATTCACGAGAAAAGCAAAAAGAACAACCAGATCGTTCGTGCGGTTGAATTGACTAACCAAACCGGCCTTGCTCCATGGGTTGATATCGACCAGGACAAAGTTTTCGGTATCTTTACACGTCTTCCTGAGCGTGAAGAAGTTGTGATCCCTGTTGAGGAACGTCTAATCGTCGAGCTTTACTCGAAATAA
- a CDS encoding DNA-directed RNA polymerase subunit alpha, whose amino-acid sequence MKKIKTSPLLPKEFVVEQINANEANIIAYPFETGFAVSLAHPLRRFLLSSSVGYAPIGIKIEGAKHEFDSVRGMLEDISDFIINLKGVRFKLKNGLKEKEITYSFAGPCEISGRDLDNDDVEVVTPNAFLATLNEDANLNFTVKIHQGIGYVPSEDVRDMLGEGFIALDAFFTPVRRATYSIENVLVEDNPNFEKVIINIVTDGQITPVDAFKNALEVMYAQMAVFNSEVSIKAPAVSERADEHPELKRLGARIEELGLSARSFNCLDRSNIKYIGEIVMMSQNDLKEVKNLGKKSFEEILEKINEYGYTVGQELSDDLVSAIKKKIEAE is encoded by the coding sequence ATGAAAAAAATTAAAACATCACCGCTTCTTCCGAAAGAGTTTGTCGTCGAGCAAATCAACGCGAACGAAGCGAACATTATTGCCTATCCGTTTGAAACCGGTTTTGCGGTTTCACTCGCCCACCCACTGCGCCGCTTTTTGCTCAGCAGTTCCGTGGGATATGCTCCGATCGGAATCAAAATCGAAGGGGCAAAGCATGAGTTTGACTCAGTACGCGGGATGCTCGAAGACATTTCGGATTTCATCATCAACCTCAAAGGGGTACGTTTCAAACTGAAAAACGGCCTCAAAGAAAAAGAGATCACCTACAGTTTCGCAGGCCCTTGCGAAATCAGTGGACGCGATCTGGACAATGATGATGTCGAAGTGGTAACGCCGAACGCGTTTTTGGCCACGCTGAACGAAGATGCGAATCTGAACTTCACGGTCAAAATCCATCAGGGTATCGGATACGTTCCGAGCGAAGACGTCCGTGATATGCTGGGTGAAGGTTTCATCGCGCTCGACGCGTTCTTCACACCGGTACGCCGCGCGACCTATTCGATCGAAAACGTCCTTGTCGAAGACAACCCTAACTTCGAAAAAGTGATCATCAACATCGTAACTGACGGTCAGATTACCCCGGTTGATGCGTTTAAAAACGCATTGGAAGTGATGTACGCTCAAATGGCTGTATTCAACAGTGAAGTGAGCATCAAAGCTCCTGCCGTGTCTGAGCGCGCCGACGAGCATCCCGAACTCAAACGTTTGGGCGCACGTATCGAAGAACTCGGGCTGAGTGCCCGCAGTTTCAACTGTCTGGACCGCTCGAACATCAAATACATCGGCGAAATCGTCATGATGAGCCAGAATGATTTGAAAGAGGTTAAAAACCTCGGTAAAAAATCGTTCGAAGAGATTTTGGAAAAAATCAATGAGTACGGTTATACCGTCGGTCAAGAATTGAGCGATGACCTGGTCAGCGCGATCAAAAAGAAAATTGAAGCTGAATAA
- the rplQ gene encoding 50S ribosomal protein L17: MRHRHGYRKLGRTSAHRAALLKNLSIALIENGKIETTLVKAKELRSFAEKLITTARAGDANAHRAIFAVLQNKEATKTLMNEVAPKYTERNGGYTRIVKTRIRRGDATPMAYIELV; encoded by the coding sequence ATGAGACATCGTCACGGATACCGCAAACTCGGTCGGACAAGCGCGCACCGCGCTGCTTTGTTGAAAAACCTGAGCATTGCGTTGATTGAAAACGGCAAAATCGAAACGACTTTGGTGAAAGCCAAAGAACTCCGCTCTTTCGCGGAAAAACTGATTACAACCGCACGTGCGGGTGACGCAAACGCGCACCGCGCCATTTTCGCGGTTCTTCAGAACAAAGAAGCGACAAAAACTCTGATGAACGAAGTCGCTCCCAAATACACCGAGCGCAACGGCGGTTATACCCGTATCGTTAAAACTCGTATCCGCCGCGGTGACGCTACGCCGATGGCATACATTGAACTCGTATAA
- a CDS encoding NifU family protein — MIPFTDEELIQPVSRVIDKIRPSLALDGGDIAFLTVKNGTIYVQLQGACVGCASSGNTLKYGVERQLRMDIHPELVVINVPHGMENQIDAL; from the coding sequence ATGATTCCATTTACCGATGAAGAATTAATCCAACCGGTCAGCCGCGTTATCGATAAAATCCGGCCTTCTCTTGCCCTTGACGGAGGGGATATAGCCTTTTTGACCGTCAAAAACGGAACGATTTATGTACAGCTGCAAGGGGCGTGTGTCGGATGCGCCAGCAGCGGCAATACACTCAAATACGGCGTAGAACGGCAGCTCCGTATGGATATTCACCCCGAACTGGTGGTGATAAACGTTCCGCACGGCATGGAAAATCAGATCGACGCATTATGA
- a CDS encoding UDP-N-acetylmuramoyl-L-alanyl-D-glutamate--2,6-diaminopimelate ligase produces MKIEVNAPGFRYISENSAECGSDCAFVLTKQNEKYAEDARSRGTAAFITPSEAWELLGLGRIKVIGITGTNGKTTTASAIYSLLLDLGHKAAMQGTRGFFMNDAPVEGKTLTTPTVLNTYRHMLEAIRAGCGYFVMEVSSHAIEQERIAGIAFDLKILTNITQDHLDYHESLEEYVRVKNLFFADEARKLINKDEPKAQFNIKNAYTYGVENPATYKIVAYSLNNGVSGVLKHFEELVTFESSLHGFFNLYNITAAMAAVHLVSGESLEKIAEALENFGGVSGRMEVVSTDPLVIVDFAHTPDGMEQVLGALKEKEVLVVFGAGGDRDRTKRPLMGRVASAYAKKLYVTSDNPRFEDPDAIIEDILAGIEDRSNVYVDVNRRNAIAQALRDRSGEEVVLILGKGDETSQIIYDQHLPFDDRVVARELLEQR; encoded by the coding sequence TTGAAAATTGAAGTCAACGCTCCGGGATTTCGCTACATCAGCGAAAACTCGGCTGAATGCGGCAGCGACTGCGCATTCGTCCTTACCAAACAAAACGAAAAATACGCCGAAGACGCTCGAAGCAGAGGAACGGCCGCATTCATCACGCCGAGCGAAGCATGGGAACTTCTGGGGCTGGGGCGGATCAAAGTCATCGGCATTACCGGCACCAACGGGAAGACGACGACGGCAAGCGCCATTTACTCGTTGCTTCTTGATCTGGGGCATAAAGCGGCGATGCAGGGGACGCGCGGCTTTTTTATGAACGATGCCCCCGTAGAGGGAAAAACACTCACGACTCCCACCGTCCTCAATACCTATCGGCACATGCTCGAAGCGATCAGGGCGGGTTGCGGCTATTTTGTGATGGAAGTGAGTTCCCATGCGATCGAGCAGGAACGGATCGCGGGGATCGCGTTCGATCTGAAAATCCTCACCAACATCACCCAAGACCACCTCGATTACCATGAAAGCCTCGAGGAATACGTCCGGGTCAAAAACCTTTTTTTCGCCGACGAAGCGCGGAAGCTCATCAACAAAGACGAGCCCAAAGCGCAGTTCAACATCAAAAACGCCTACACCTACGGCGTCGAAAACCCCGCGACGTACAAGATCGTCGCCTATTCGCTCAATAACGGGGTTAGCGGCGTTTTGAAACATTTCGAAGAGTTGGTGACGTTCGAATCGTCCCTGCACGGATTTTTCAATCTCTACAACATCACCGCGGCAATGGCGGCAGTGCATCTTGTCAGCGGTGAAAGCCTCGAAAAAATTGCCGAGGCGCTGGAGAATTTCGGCGGCGTCAGCGGTCGGATGGAGGTGGTCAGCACCGATCCGCTGGTGATCGTCGACTTTGCCCACACCCCCGATGGGATGGAGCAGGTGCTGGGAGCGCTGAAAGAAAAAGAGGTTCTGGTCGTATTCGGGGCCGGAGGCGACCGCGACCGCACCAAGCGTCCCCTCATGGGACGGGTCGCTTCGGCTTACGCGAAAAAGCTCTACGTCACGAGTGACAATCCGCGGTTCGAGGATCCCGATGCGATTATCGAGGATATCCTCGCCGGGATTGAAGACCGCAGTAACGTCTATGTCGACGTCAATCGGCGCAACGCGATCGCGCAGGCGCTGCGTGATCGCAGCGGCGAGGAAGTGGTGCTCATCCTGGGCAAGGGGGATGAAACAAGCCAGATCATCTACGATCAGCATCTCCCCTTTGACGACCGGGTGGTGGCACGGGAACTTTTGGAACAAAGGTAA
- a CDS encoding (2Fe-2S) ferredoxin domain-containing protein, translated as MGIPQPAFYIFKCEQSSPPGMPKPSCVNPQTQDIFQHLAQTLMQKGLIATVQPIRTSCMNRCNVGPVMLVEPGHVMYAGLTKEKINEIIDRHIIGGEVVQEYVIPAELWDAPITPADMMKQMGR; from the coding sequence ATGGGTATCCCACAACCGGCTTTTTATATTTTCAAATGCGAGCAAAGCTCCCCTCCGGGTATGCCCAAGCCAAGCTGCGTGAATCCTCAGACGCAGGATATTTTTCAGCATTTGGCGCAGACGCTGATGCAAAAAGGGCTGATCGCGACCGTCCAGCCCATCCGTACGTCGTGCATGAACCGCTGTAACGTGGGGCCCGTGATGCTTGTAGAACCCGGACACGTCATGTATGCGGGCCTGACCAAAGAAAAAATCAATGAAATCATCGACCGCCATATCATCGGCGGCGAAGTCGTGCAGGAGTACGTGATCCCCGCCGAGCTGTGGGATGCGCCGATTACCCCTGCGGACATGATGAAGCAGATGGGTCGATAA
- the panD gene encoding aspartate 1-decarboxylase, whose amino-acid sequence MLIEMLYSKIHRATVTDANLNYVGSITIDEELLEASKMRVGQKVEILNINNGERFSTYVILGERGKRDICLNGAAARKVHKGDKIIIVAYATYNDAELENYKPTVVLVDDENGITDIIEKI is encoded by the coding sequence ATGCTGATCGAAATGCTCTACAGCAAAATTCATCGTGCCACGGTGACCGATGCCAACCTTAACTACGTCGGTTCGATTACCATCGACGAAGAGCTGCTCGAAGCTTCCAAAATGCGGGTCGGTCAAAAAGTCGAAATCCTCAACATCAACAACGGCGAGCGCTTTTCGACTTACGTGATCCTCGGGGAGCGGGGCAAACGGGACATCTGTCTCAACGGCGCCGCAGCACGGAAAGTCCACAAGGGGGACAAGATCATCATCGTCGCGTATGCCACCTATAACGATGCCGAGCTGGAAAATTACAAACCCACGGTCGTCCTTGTCGACGACGAAAACGGTATTACCGATATTATCGAGAAGATCTGA
- a CDS encoding YbaB/EbfC family nucleoid-associated protein, giving the protein MFGNLSEMGKMFEALQSQAKAMEEELSERRYTVKSGGGMVKLTLNGKGEAIDLEIDDSLLEDKASLQIILLSAVTDAYKMVEDNKKQHALGMLGGMNPFTK; this is encoded by the coding sequence ATGTTCGGAAATCTCTCTGAGATGGGCAAAATGTTCGAAGCGCTCCAGTCGCAGGCCAAAGCGATGGAGGAAGAACTCTCCGAACGCCGTTACACCGTCAAAAGCGGCGGCGGCATGGTCAAACTTACCCTCAACGGAAAAGGGGAGGCCATCGATCTGGAGATCGACGATTCCCTCCTTGAAGACAAAGCTTCCCTGCAAATCATTCTCCTCTCCGCCGTGACGGATGCTTATAAAATGGTCGAGGACAACAAAAAACAGCATGCGCTCGGCATGCTCGGAGGGATGAACCCGTTTACGAAATAA
- a CDS encoding polyprenyl synthetase family protein, whose protein sequence is MEAFEAYLSAHLPCVPSFHPHYERSLRQMLEGGGKRFRPALLLGVVRAFNPLMLEGAYPVALSLELLHTYSLIHDDLPSMDNADLRRGMPTLHTTYDEVSAILAGDALNTYAFEVLSNAPLSERVIVRLVRELSSNGGVSGMVLGQAIDCHFENTPLDVEQVRFLHIHKTGKLIAASLKMGAIVAGRDDMAERLYDFGIDLGLLFQIQDDILDVTMSSEEAGKTTNNDSAKNSFVTLLGYDEALRQADELAQKLLGMMESFDESLRRELSPTLIHYINRHKEQV, encoded by the coding sequence ATGGAAGCGTTTGAAGCCTATCTGTCGGCACATCTCCCCTGCGTCCCCAGTTTCCATCCCCATTACGAGCGCTCGCTTCGCCAGATGCTCGAAGGGGGAGGAAAACGGTTTCGCCCCGCGTTGCTGCTGGGTGTCGTCCGCGCTTTCAATCCGTTGATGCTCGAGGGGGCCTATCCCGTTGCCCTTTCGCTCGAACTGCTGCACACCTATTCGCTGATTCACGACGACCTCCCTTCGATGGACAACGCCGATCTGCGCCGCGGGATGCCGACGCTGCACACGACGTACGACGAGGTGAGTGCGATACTCGCCGGAGACGCCCTCAATACCTACGCGTTCGAGGTCCTCTCCAACGCGCCGCTGAGTGAGCGCGTCATCGTCAGGCTGGTGCGTGAACTCTCCTCCAACGGAGGAGTGTCGGGCATGGTGCTGGGGCAGGCGATCGACTGCCATTTCGAAAACACTCCGCTGGACGTCGAACAGGTCCGTTTTCTCCACATTCACAAAACGGGCAAATTGATCGCCGCGTCGCTCAAGATGGGGGCCATCGTGGCCGGGCGCGACGATATGGCCGAACGTCTCTACGATTTCGGGATCGATCTTGGATTGCTGTTTCAGATCCAGGACGACATCCTCGACGTGACGATGAGCAGCGAAGAGGCCGGGAAAACGACGAACAACGATTCGGCGAAAAACAGTTTCGTGACGCTGCTGGGCTATGACGAGGCGCTGCGACAGGCCGATGAACTGGCGCAGAAGCTGCTGGGCATGATGGAGAGTTTTGACGAGAGTTTACGGCGTGAACTCTCCCCAACACTGATCCACTACATCAATCGACATAAGGAACAAGTATGA